ggatatcctggacgaaaaccttctccagagtgctctggacctcagactgggccaaaggttcaccttccaacaagacaatgaccctaagcacaccgctaaaataacgaaggagtggcttcacaacaactccgtgactgttcttgaatggcccagccagagccctgacttaaacccaattgagcatctctggagagacctgaaaatggctgtccaccaacgtttaccatccaacctgacagaactggagaggatctgcaaggaggaatggcagaggatacccaaatccagatgtgaaaaacttgttgcatctttcccaaaaagactcatggctgtattagatcaaaagggtgcttctactaaatactgaacaaagggtctgaatacttaggaccatgtgatatttcagtttttcttttttaataaatgtgcaaaaatgtcaacaattctgtgtttttctgtcaatatggggtgctgtgtgtacaataatgaggaaagaaaatgaacttaaatgattttagcaaatggctgcaatataacaaagagtaaaaaatgtaagggggtctgaatactttccgtacccactgtatatgcttttttccaattttctgtttgctgtattatagagaactgcaggccaattgaataaattatgcagctaaaattgtggaGCTGTGTTGGTATGTgcgtattgagaaatgtgtgtgtgtgtgtgtgtaaaacaaactggcatttaaagggttaaaatcctgaaaattaatgaatatttggttgTTATGATcaagactgatgttggttaaaaaaaataaactcactgaaagtggaaaataatatcaatatataatattattatggcaattTTTGGACGCTGGCATTTTTGTCGTCTtagtacctctgagtaactttttttatgaCACACAAGGGTTGAGGCTTGCAAACTTGATGCATTCCTTTAATCTGTCAATCAGCAATCTGTTCTTTTGATTTAGCttgaaatgacaaataaatgattTGTGTCAGGCATGTGACCAGCAGTTGAATTATAGATTCCTACTTAGGTGAAACTCGATCTCTCCCCTTGTTACTCTCATTGCTTTCACTGACGACCCCAACACTAAGTTTCTCAGCATGCAGCAGGAGTGTGTGCAATGAGATCAGCCACCGCACCAACATTACCAACAAGACCATCTGAACAAGACCTCCAAAAGGCCTTATCCAATAATGCGGTCACAGCACACAACCACCACAACTCACGAAGACCAGCACAGACCAGAACAAAACCATTCACAGACACATTTAATTGTAGTTCTTTGCATCATCATTGCCATAATCAAGGTTTGTTGCCCTGATATGTTTCGCAGACTTCTCCTGTAAAATGCATGATGGAAGAAGAGTGTGTCTAGTAGAATCTTGCAGAAATACCTGTTGTGTGTAAGAAAATGCAGATAAATGTGATGTTGCCGAGGGGCCCTGGAACCTGAACAACCCAGTGAAAGCATCAAGGAGCCACCAGGAACTCCACAAAGAACTGTTACTGACCCACAAACAGTAAGATCACTACTGAAAATATAACAACCTTTACCACCTAGAAACATTTTCATATCCCCTTCTGATAAAATATAGTCTTTCATACACTtactgtgcactttattaggtCCACCTtaacacctacatattcatgcatattcacatcaaccatcagaatggggaaaaatgagatctcagtgatttggcccatggcatgattgttggcgccagatgggctggtttaagtatttctgtaactgctgatctcctgggattttcacactcaacagactctagaatttactctgaatggtgccaaaaataaaaaaaatccagtgagcgtcagttctgtggacagaaatgccttgttgatgacagaagatcatagtgttcctaataaagtgctcagtgagtgtatatcgcTGAGCTTTCTTTAAGTGGTTCTGGTAAATAATTGATGATGGCTCGTTCTTTCTCCCTGGTTTTTTGTGTCAGGCAGCCATGTGTGGACACACAGGCTGCAATCTTACACCCGCTGGTATTATAAGCAGTCTACACTCAGGCCATGCTGTGTCAGGCACTGTAATGATAGGCAGGTCACTCCTGCTGTGTGCACTGTCCTAACAGTAATGTGATGTAATTTGGAGATGTACTACAAATGACAAAACAGGTTTGGCTGGTACTCAAAAATTGCCCTCAATGTTCATCAAATTGTTTACCTTGCTTGAGTACATGTTATCATTCTGTTAAGATGTATAATTTAAAGGTTGTGCAAGGCTCTTAACGTGATTAACCTAAGTAgagcatgtttttttgtgtgctttGGGCGGGACAGAGGGCTGGTGTTGTGTTGTAAGCCAGAGCTTCAGATGGTTTtggagaggaggaagagagaaCAGACCCATAGGGAGGAGGGAGAGCAGAGCAGGAGCCCTTTGGAACAAGTCCTCCTCAAACACCAGCAGAAAAATCTGGAGATTATGGTCAGCTAACACCGTtctttgatgtgtgtttgtgtgtgataaaaCCAAATCGGAATAGGTTGCATTTTGGAATTGGTATGTTCAAACAGTGTAAGAAGTTTTTAGAATAATTATGTCATGTTGATTCAGTTTTTGATGACAGTGCTGGTGAACCATGCTTTTATTGTAGTTACAATCAATGTAGTTACTATGGTATTTTGGTGAAAAGTATGGTTGCCATGGTACATTTTTAGAAGGGTCAGAGCCCAGTCACTCAAAGCCTAAACTAGTTACAagctcaaaaataaaaacatttaaaaaatcgtTAGTAATAATGGTaactaggcttgggatcgatgccgaTTTCAAGTACcgataatctgaagattttccagatgatttTTGATCaggattttttcagatataaatagggctgctcctTGAACAATACCATATTACCGTTATAGTTTATATTAAGGTTATAGTTACTTTTATTAAGGGATGTCCTGCAACTGGCTGCATATTTTCgtgaattttaaaatgtgttcGTGCCAACTAAGTGATGTGTCTCTTGATTTCtcagaaagagaaggaagaggaacAGAAGTTACAGGAGGAGGTTCAGCTCTTGGAGTTTGTGAGAGTGAGACAGAACCTGAGGAAAGTCCATTCAGCTCTGCAAAAGCACACTCACCCCTGAATGTGATCAGCCCAAAACACTGACATTAATCTAACTAAAGGAATACTTCATCTGGCCATGCAAAatcattttggaataatgtagtgTTTTTCATTATATCTGATATTAATAATTTGGTTTTCCATACATGTTTGAAGAGTTATATCTCACAACAGCATTACTGTAGAAAAATACTTTAAATTCTGCTTTATTGTAGAAACCCCTACAAGAGAACTTTGGTCATGccattgtaattttgaaaaagaACATGGCACTGAAGGATGTATCATGTATCCACTGGCTATCTATCCAGGCCGGGTTGACCGACCAAAATCACCCAAGAGCAGAGCGCAAGATGCTTCAGGAGGTCTTCATGAACGTCATCAAAGGATCTACAGGCATCTCTGGCAACAGTCATTGTTAATGTCTAGTCAACCATTAGGAGCCGTTACAAATGTGGTTTACATGGGAGGTCATCAAGAAGGAAGTCTAGCCTTAGCCCAATCAAGGGTGTATCCACATAGATTCATATTCACTATTACGAATAttgggggacatgtccccctcagTATCTACGGTAGTAACGGCCTTGAGCCCAATAGCATTTGACAACCACAAAGTGTCACAATTCTTTGTTTTCGTTTCCAGCactatctattgttttatcatttataaaccctcttttagttaaatgttttgcttgaaaagtatgTTCATGCTACttgtatttaaatgaaaataaatgccacttgcatTGATATGCTATTTTGTCAACATttttgtgtccaaatactttttggggcaatAGAcagaaaaaagtcaaataaataaaatgtaattagcaTGTGAAAATATATATCAGGAACAATATCTAAAATATTCACATTAATAAACGTATGTTACTATGTATattcataatatacagtattttcctGATATGTTTTttgatatttgtttgtttttggactTATGGGCTGAGATCAACAAAAGGGTTTGTGTTAATGTGTAATTCTCCCAGACTGTGTTTCCAGAATCGACGTGTTCTTTATGTTCTGAGGTGTTTATgacataatataaataattggAATTGCTCGGTGAGAGTTAATTGTGTGAATCTCTCGTGATCCTTGAGGGTGCAGTTGGCGTTTATTTGTTTATCATGGGACAGCTATTTCATAGTTTAAGACGACGAGCAAGGTTCGGGATTTGGTGTTGTTGGAGTTTCATCATCGACCATCCCGCTGCTGTTGCTGACAGAGAGAAGGGGTGAAAGAAGCTGAAGCGCTTCTGGAAGTGGAGGAGAGCTGCAGAAATCGCCACATAGAGAGCAGTTCTGCACCGGGTGAGACAGTGAAGCAGAAAGACCAACAGAGAGCAGGACTGAACAAGGTAAATTAGGTGTCACTCTTTTTGTTTACTCAAGCTGTGTACATAAAAAAAAGCCACTTCATAATTTACAATCACAGTAAGAAATATATTCGATTTAACCGGATAATGTGTGCAAGTTTACTGTATACTTCTTGTGGAATAATAAAGTGTACAATGTTAGACTGTTttccaagcaaaaaaaaaaaaaaacatattttttgttaatCATATATTCTAATATAATCATCTTATAATTTATGGTGAAAATCAGCAAAAAAGTCCCTGTgtaaacatcatataatatatttttaaatacttctgtttcttcttattttagaTTTCAGTTATGCACATTTGTTGCCTATGCATATTGTTGTAATAGTTAcattagcccctttcacacatgcaaccagttCAATTACAGGAAAATCATTGGGTTACCTTTACATGTAAATGTACCACATGTGatgttcacacataccatcaaaaTGGAAATGTAGGCATACTGTTGGTAAAGATACAATTTCTCATTATTTTCAAAAGGGTTGTATTCGCACATGACCTCTAATCTGAAAATTGCAGTAAATCTTCTGGAAAACTGTATGTGTGAAAAGGGCTATTGATATAGTTATGCATATTTGGTTGTTACAGTACATTTATGTTGTTCAGTTTCATTGTTTTCATGTCATTTGCCCCTTTTACACACAGCGTTTTCCAGAATATGAACTGACATTTTCACGATAGAGATCATGTGTGAACACAACGCTTTTGAAAATACTTGTAACTTTTGTTCTGGCAATTTCCCTTAATGAGAACTTGTGAGTACCTATAAATGTCCGGTTTGATGGGATGTTTTAATGGCatatgtggtacatttaccagtaaaggcaaaccaacaattttcctgtaatttacgtggttgcatgtgtgaaagggcTACTGTGTGCCACCCTGATGATTTTTTGCCTATGAGTGTGTAACATTGTGCATTGATTGGCCAATTGTTCATGGGAAAGACAATTTTGATGAAATTTAACTAGTTGAGAGTAAAGACCTTTGTCATTCTGGCCATCTGTATTAAAGTGGGAATCTGTATATTTTAAGCTACAATGCAGATTTGAGCAGTTCTGATAGGTTGGCATATTAACATTATATAAATGAAAGAAATATATGGTTAAATACAGGCACCAATATGCCATCCAAAAATTACTGAAAcgtcattattttagtgtgaatgCCTGCCCACTACGGACCTTTTAACTATAAACTTAACATGCTTTTATAGTGTAGATACATGTACGAGTATACATTAATATGAATGTGCAATAATTCattatatttgattaaaataatcttTTGGTTGATATTGCCCTCTTTAGGTCAGAATTCACTACAGCTGGTAACTGTAGAAGACTATGATCTTCAGGAAACTGCTCCTCTCAGCTACCCTGTAGAACCCACGGCAGAAGAAACTCCTGTCACTCACCTTGAGGTCCCACCCACTTCAGAGGATCAGGACATCCATGTCCACAACACTCCAATCAGTCCTGCAGTGGGGGACATTGTGTCTCCTGTGACGAGGTCTGCTGGAGGACA
This window of the Xyrauchen texanus isolate HMW12.3.18 chromosome 27, RBS_HiC_50CHRs, whole genome shotgun sequence genome carries:
- the LOC127621220 gene encoding protein FAM107B-like, whose product is MLQYIENADKCDVAEGPWNLNNPVKASRSHQELHKELLLTHKQGLVLCCKPELQMVLERRKREQTHREEGEQSRSPLEQVLLKHQQKNLEIMKEKEEEQKLQEEVQLLEFVRVRQNLRKVHSALQKHTHP